In the genome of Capra hircus breed San Clemente chromosome 5, ASM170441v1, whole genome shotgun sequence, one region contains:
- the CSRNP2 gene encoding cysteine/serine-rich nuclear protein 2 isoform X1: MSCSFQFKNPNAPGYLLVSRGFGADVVGSPKETPLKPMDAFTGSGLKRKFDDVDVGSSVSNSDDEISSSDSADSCDSLNPPTSASFTPTSILKRQKQLRRKSVRFDQVTVYYFARRQGFTSVPSQGGSSLGMAQRHNSVRSYTLCEFAQEQEVNHREILREHLKEEKLHAKKMKLTKNGTVESVEADGLTLDDVSDEDIDVENVEVDDYFFLQPLPTKRRRALLRASGVHRIDAEEKQELRAIRLSREECGCDCRLYCDPEACACSQAGIKCQVDRMSFPCGCSRDGCGNMAGRIEFNPIRVRTHYLHTIMKLELESKRQVSRPPAPDEEPSPTTSCSLAAAQGAETQDFQEFIAENETAVMHLQSAEELERLKAEEDSSGSSASLDSGIESLGVCILEEPLAVPEELCPGLTAPILIQAQLPPGSSVLCFAENSDHPTASAVNSPSYLNSGPLVYYQVEQRPVLGVKGEPGTEEGPPSFPKEKDLNVFSLPVTSLVACGPTDPAALCKSEVGKAATLEALVPEDCNPKEPGSEDCRPSWSPSSLPMCTDREEGCAVEKTPPQSADRPPEEPALELPLAV; encoded by the exons AATCCTAATGCACCTGGCTACCTGCTGGTGAGCAGGGGCTTTGGGGCCGACGTGGTGGGCTCCCCCAAGGAAACCCCTTTGAAACCAATGGATGCATTCACGGGCTCGGGTCTCAAGAGAAAGTTTGATGATGTGGATGTGGGCTCGTCAGTTTCCAACTCTGATGATGAGATCTCCAGCAGTGACAGTGCCGACAGCTGCGACAGCCTCAATCCTCCTACGTCTGCCAGCTTCACAC CCACATCCATCTTGAAGCGGCAGAAGCAGCTGCGGAGGAAAAGTGTGCGATTTGACCAGGTGACTGTGTACTACTTTGCTCGGCGCCAGGGTTTTACCAGTGTGCCCAGCCAGGGCGGCAGCTCTCTGGGCATGGCCCAGCGCCATAACTCTGTACGCAGCTACACACTCTGTGAGTTTGCTCAGGAGCAGGAGGTGAACCATCGGGAGATTCTTCGTGAACACTTGAAGGAGGAGAAACTCCATGCCAAGAAGATGAAG CTGACCAAGAACGGAACAGTGGAGTCAGTGGAGGCCGACGGCCTGACGCTGGACGATGTTTCAGATGAAGACATCGATGTGGAAAATGTGGAGGTGGATGATTACTTCTTCCTGCAGCCTCTGCCCACCAAGCGGCGACGCGCCCTGTTGCGGGCTTCTGGGGTCCACCGCATCGATGCTGAAGAGAAGCAAGAACTTCGAGCCATCCGCCTGTCGCGGGAAGAGTGTGGCTGTGACTGTCGACTGTATTGTGATCCAGAAGCATGTGCCTGCAGCCAGGCTGGGATTAAATGCCAG GTGGATCGCATGTCCTTTCCATGTGGCTGCTCCCGGGATGGCTGTGGCAACATGGCTGGGCGCATTGAATTCAATCCAATCCGGGTCCGGACTCATTACCTCCACACCATCATGAAGCTGGAGCTGGAGAGCAAGCGGCAGGTGAGCCGCCCGCCAGCCCCAGATGAGGAGCCCTCTCCCACCACCAGCTGCAGCCTGGCAGCAGCACAGGGTGCAGAAACACAGGACTTCCAGGAGTTCATTGCCGAGAACGAGACGGCAGTGATGCACCTGCAGAGCGCAGAGGAACTGGAGCGGCTCAAGGCGGAGGAGGACTCTAGCGGCTCCAGTGCCAGCCTGGACTCGGGCATCGAGAGCCTGGGCGTGTGCATCCTGGAGGAGCCCCTAGCTGTCCCGGAAGAGCTGTGCCCGGGCCTCACTGCCCCCATTCTCATCCAGGCTCAGCTGCCCCCGGGCTCCTCCGTGCTGTGTTTTGCCGAGAACTCGGACCACCCGACCGCCTCTGCCGTGAACAGCCCATCCTATTTGAACAGTGGCCCCCTGGTCTACTACCAAGTGGAGCAGAGGCCAGTCCTGGGGGTGAAAGGAGAGCCTGGGACGGAAGAAGGCCCACCCTCCTTCCCCAAGGAAAAGGATCTGAATGTCTTCTCTCTCCCTGTTACCTCACTGGTGGCTTGTGGCCCCACAGACCCAGCTGCCCTCTGTAAATCAGAGGTGGGGAAAGCAGCCACTCTAGAAGCACTCGTGCCCGAAGATTGTAACCCCAAGGAGCCTGGGAGTGAAGACTGTCGCCCCTCCTGGTCCCCCTCAAGCCTCCCCATGTGCACGGACAGGGAAGAGGGCTGTGCAGTGGAGAAGACCCCGCCGCAGAGTGCGGACAGGCCCCCGGAGGAGCCTGCCCTGGAGCTCCCTCTGGCAGTGTGA
- the CSRNP2 gene encoding cysteine/serine-rich nuclear protein 2 isoform X2 produces MDAFTGSGLKRKFDDVDVGSSVSNSDDEISSSDSADSCDSLNPPTSASFTPTSILKRQKQLRRKSVRFDQVTVYYFARRQGFTSVPSQGGSSLGMAQRHNSVRSYTLCEFAQEQEVNHREILREHLKEEKLHAKKMKLTKNGTVESVEADGLTLDDVSDEDIDVENVEVDDYFFLQPLPTKRRRALLRASGVHRIDAEEKQELRAIRLSREECGCDCRLYCDPEACACSQAGIKCQVDRMSFPCGCSRDGCGNMAGRIEFNPIRVRTHYLHTIMKLELESKRQVSRPPAPDEEPSPTTSCSLAAAQGAETQDFQEFIAENETAVMHLQSAEELERLKAEEDSSGSSASLDSGIESLGVCILEEPLAVPEELCPGLTAPILIQAQLPPGSSVLCFAENSDHPTASAVNSPSYLNSGPLVYYQVEQRPVLGVKGEPGTEEGPPSFPKEKDLNVFSLPVTSLVACGPTDPAALCKSEVGKAATLEALVPEDCNPKEPGSEDCRPSWSPSSLPMCTDREEGCAVEKTPPQSADRPPEEPALELPLAV; encoded by the exons ATGGATGCATTCACGGGCTCGGGTCTCAAGAGAAAGTTTGATGATGTGGATGTGGGCTCGTCAGTTTCCAACTCTGATGATGAGATCTCCAGCAGTGACAGTGCCGACAGCTGCGACAGCCTCAATCCTCCTACGTCTGCCAGCTTCACAC CCACATCCATCTTGAAGCGGCAGAAGCAGCTGCGGAGGAAAAGTGTGCGATTTGACCAGGTGACTGTGTACTACTTTGCTCGGCGCCAGGGTTTTACCAGTGTGCCCAGCCAGGGCGGCAGCTCTCTGGGCATGGCCCAGCGCCATAACTCTGTACGCAGCTACACACTCTGTGAGTTTGCTCAGGAGCAGGAGGTGAACCATCGGGAGATTCTTCGTGAACACTTGAAGGAGGAGAAACTCCATGCCAAGAAGATGAAG CTGACCAAGAACGGAACAGTGGAGTCAGTGGAGGCCGACGGCCTGACGCTGGACGATGTTTCAGATGAAGACATCGATGTGGAAAATGTGGAGGTGGATGATTACTTCTTCCTGCAGCCTCTGCCCACCAAGCGGCGACGCGCCCTGTTGCGGGCTTCTGGGGTCCACCGCATCGATGCTGAAGAGAAGCAAGAACTTCGAGCCATCCGCCTGTCGCGGGAAGAGTGTGGCTGTGACTGTCGACTGTATTGTGATCCAGAAGCATGTGCCTGCAGCCAGGCTGGGATTAAATGCCAG GTGGATCGCATGTCCTTTCCATGTGGCTGCTCCCGGGATGGCTGTGGCAACATGGCTGGGCGCATTGAATTCAATCCAATCCGGGTCCGGACTCATTACCTCCACACCATCATGAAGCTGGAGCTGGAGAGCAAGCGGCAGGTGAGCCGCCCGCCAGCCCCAGATGAGGAGCCCTCTCCCACCACCAGCTGCAGCCTGGCAGCAGCACAGGGTGCAGAAACACAGGACTTCCAGGAGTTCATTGCCGAGAACGAGACGGCAGTGATGCACCTGCAGAGCGCAGAGGAACTGGAGCGGCTCAAGGCGGAGGAGGACTCTAGCGGCTCCAGTGCCAGCCTGGACTCGGGCATCGAGAGCCTGGGCGTGTGCATCCTGGAGGAGCCCCTAGCTGTCCCGGAAGAGCTGTGCCCGGGCCTCACTGCCCCCATTCTCATCCAGGCTCAGCTGCCCCCGGGCTCCTCCGTGCTGTGTTTTGCCGAGAACTCGGACCACCCGACCGCCTCTGCCGTGAACAGCCCATCCTATTTGAACAGTGGCCCCCTGGTCTACTACCAAGTGGAGCAGAGGCCAGTCCTGGGGGTGAAAGGAGAGCCTGGGACGGAAGAAGGCCCACCCTCCTTCCCCAAGGAAAAGGATCTGAATGTCTTCTCTCTCCCTGTTACCTCACTGGTGGCTTGTGGCCCCACAGACCCAGCTGCCCTCTGTAAATCAGAGGTGGGGAAAGCAGCCACTCTAGAAGCACTCGTGCCCGAAGATTGTAACCCCAAGGAGCCTGGGAGTGAAGACTGTCGCCCCTCCTGGTCCCCCTCAAGCCTCCCCATGTGCACGGACAGGGAAGAGGGCTGTGCAGTGGAGAAGACCCCGCCGCAGAGTGCGGACAGGCCCCCGGAGGAGCCTGCCCTGGAGCTCCCTCTGGCAGTGTGA